TCCTATTTCTAACGTTTTGTCAATAGGGTATTAAAAATAGACGTGATATCGCGCGATTAGAAAAACGTTAAAAGTTCCAGTTCACCGAAATCTAACCCCATACAGGGGGCTCCGGCTGAACGATTACGTCAGAGGTAAGGTTGTCTATCCTATGGTTCCAGGGATGGCTACTCTGGTTGTCTATCAGGATGACTCAGTTGATGTGCTTGAATGGAGTAAAGACATTCCATCATCAACCGTTAAAGACGCTCGGCAGTTAAGCCATCTCATTTTGAAAAACGGCAAGGTCGTTGAGAATGTGATAGACCAAGGAAAAGTTACTGACTCTGAAATAGGTTTGGGTGGTCGATTGATTGATGCTGGGGGTATTAGCACGACGGAGAGGCCAAATTGGTTTCTGGCAAATCGGACCGCCTTTGGTGTCCGGGATGATGGAAACCTTGTATTCGTCATGGGGCATCATGTAAGCACCAAAGACCTTGCCAGAGCCTTGGCGCTTTCAGGGTGCAAACGGGCTATTCACGGTGACGCAAATATTGATAACGTTGTATGCAATTTTTATTTCCGGGATGAAAACGATAACGTTGTAAAACGAGACAAACTCTCTCCAAACCAACGTGATTACACATTGAAACGATATGATCGGGGATACACTAAAGATTACTTCGTCTTTTACGAAAAATAGGACTCAGCGGGACCTTTTATGCGTATATTAGAGGGTTGAGTTACGTAATTAAATTTAGGGCATTGTATAGACGAACTAGGACGCTACTTATCAGAGCCCGTTGTTATAGTTTTTTATCAGAGAGTGAGAAAACGTTTTCATGAAAAAAGCGCTCATCCTATTATTAATTGGGCTGAATTTGATTTTCGCGTTTGATTATTCCACCTGTCGATCCGACATAATAGAGGCTGCGTCTATTGCTCAAACAACCCAGAATTCGGCGAATGGCGATGCGACTTCATTGTGGATCGTGGTCAACCTGTTTACAGGTAGGACCTCGAGGCAGGCGGTCAAAGTTCAGGAAACCATGAAGCGGCTTGGCGCTGAAGGCTCTGGAATAGTGTTGCCATACTCGGACATTACTATTGAGAACATGAAAAAATTGCGTCCAGCGTTTCTTGTCTTGAGCCCGAATGGTATACCCTGGTGCAGGTATAAAGGGAAAAACGGGGAGGATCTCGCCAATTTCTTTAAGGCCTTGCCCGTCATTATCGAAGACATGCGTATTCCTGTAATAGGGATTTGTGGAGGTCACCAGGCTTTGGCTCTGGCCTTTGGTGGAAAGGTAGGGCCGATACGGGGCGGAGAAGATGACTGCTTTCCATACGGACACAATCCCACCGAAAAAGGGCGACGCGACATCAATGTTCTTCATAAAGATCCACTTTTTTCAGGCATGGACAAATCCCTGAATCTTGTGGAAAGCCACTATGACGAAGTTAAGAGACTACCCAAAGGTTTTATTGCCCTGGGCCAGAACGAACTATGTCCATATCAAATTATTCGACACCCTGACAGGCCCGCCTACGGCGTTCAGGCTCATACGGAATATTTTATGAATTCTAGGCCCGATGGGGGCATACTTCTAAGAAATTTTCTTGACATTGCCAGAACTCATAACAGCTCAGCTAGGCATATTGATGAAGAAGCGAGTATGCTTTCGCAAGTTGAAAGACTTGGTCTTGGAAACTTTAGAACGACATTCTGGTAATAGAAATTACTGTTGCCCTATCACGAATAGCCACGAACCAACGTTGTAATCGTTG
This sequence is a window from Desulfomonilaceae bacterium. Protein-coding genes within it:
- a CDS encoding phosphodiester glycosidase family protein, which produces MVPGMATLVVYQDDSVDVLEWSKDIPSSTVKDARQLSHLILKNGKVVENVIDQGKVTDSEIGLGGRLIDAGGISTTERPNWFLANRTAFGVRDDGNLVFVMGHHVSTKDLARALALSGCKRAIHGDANIDNVVCNFYFRDENDNVVKRDKLSPNQRDYTLKRYDRGYTKDYFVFYEK
- a CDS encoding gamma-glutamyl-gamma-aminobutyrate hydrolase family protein (Members of this family of hydrolases with an active site Cys residue belong to MEROPS family C26.) codes for the protein MKKALILLLIGLNLIFAFDYSTCRSDIIEAASIAQTTQNSANGDATSLWIVVNLFTGRTSRQAVKVQETMKRLGAEGSGIVLPYSDITIENMKKLRPAFLVLSPNGIPWCRYKGKNGEDLANFFKALPVIIEDMRIPVIGICGGHQALALAFGGKVGPIRGGEDDCFPYGHNPTEKGRRDINVLHKDPLFSGMDKSLNLVESHYDEVKRLPKGFIALGQNELCPYQIIRHPDRPAYGVQAHTEYFMNSRPDGGILLRNFLDIARTHNSSARHIDEEASMLSQVERLGLGNFRTTFW